In Mastigocladopsis repens PCC 10914, a single window of DNA contains:
- a CDS encoding DHH family phosphoesterase — MHFNSSLTQIESLPLTSDLTPDDGEIDKDSVEIPLTRHSVTALATDGNSLGQRNNSLVNQKSEELHNTFLAHKQERQLVILQDFPDPDALSSAWAYQLIAQEYEIKCDIIYAGALSHQENIALVKLTGLPAQRWTLQTLKSKELSSYQGFVLIDNQGTTSQLVPVVQQAGIPLVVVVDHHSLQSDLKSEFFDVRPSVRATATIFTQYLQAGLLALDSSRNQHIKCATALMHGLRSDTNRLMQAQEEDFMAAAYLSRFYDAQLLNAVLQANRSKRVMDVIERSLKNRTVQNNFSIAGVGYLRYDDRDAIPQAADFLVTEENVHTAVVYGIVHDEDEELEVVIGSLRTTKLTLDPDEFIKEAFGQDSSGRFFGGGRTSAGGFEVPMGFLSGGNENSAYAKMKWEVFDSQIKQKLLRLVNPRDNPIQPE, encoded by the coding sequence ATGCACTTTAATTCTTCCCTTACTCAGATAGAGAGTTTGCCGTTGACGAGTGACCTAACTCCAGACGATGGTGAAATAGACAAAGATTCAGTTGAAATTCCACTCACAAGGCACTCAGTTACAGCATTGGCAACTGATGGCAATTCTCTGGGTCAGCGTAACAATTCCTTGGTAAATCAGAAATCAGAAGAGCTACATAATACGTTTCTTGCACATAAACAAGAGCGCCAGTTGGTCATTCTTCAAGATTTTCCTGATCCTGATGCCTTATCATCTGCTTGGGCATACCAGTTAATTGCTCAAGAATACGAGATCAAATGTGACATCATTTATGCTGGTGCTTTAAGCCACCAAGAAAATATTGCTTTAGTAAAACTGACTGGCTTACCCGCCCAGCGATGGACACTACAAACACTCAAAAGCAAGGAGTTATCATCCTACCAAGGTTTCGTCCTCATAGATAACCAGGGAACGACTTCTCAGCTAGTACCTGTAGTGCAACAGGCAGGAATACCACTCGTGGTGGTTGTTGACCATCACAGTTTACAGAGTGATCTCAAATCAGAATTTTTTGATGTCCGTCCCTCTGTACGGGCAACAGCAACGATTTTTACCCAATACCTACAGGCGGGGTTATTGGCTCTAGATAGTAGCAGAAATCAACATATCAAATGCGCCACTGCCTTGATGCACGGTTTGCGATCAGATACTAATAGACTGATGCAAGCACAGGAAGAAGATTTTATGGCAGCAGCGTATCTGAGCAGATTTTATGACGCGCAGTTGCTGAACGCGGTACTACAGGCGAATCGTTCCAAACGAGTCATGGACGTCATAGAGCGATCGCTCAAAAACCGCACCGTACAAAATAACTTTTCCATTGCTGGTGTAGGTTACTTACGCTATGACGACCGCGATGCCATCCCCCAGGCGGCTGATTTTCTGGTGACAGAAGAAAACGTTCACACTGCTGTCGTGTATGGCATTGTTCACGATGAAGATGAAGAACTAGAAGTGGTCATTGGTTCCCTCAGAACGACCAAACTCACCCTTGACCCCGATGAGTTCATCAAAGAAGCCTTTGGACAAGATAGCAGTGGACGCTTTTTCGGCGGAGGACGGACAAGCGCAGGCGGGTTTGAAGTTCCAATGGGATTTTTATCTGGAGGTAATGAAAATTCTGCCTATGCGAAAATGAAATGGGAAGTTTTCGATTCCCAGATTAAGCAGAAGCTTCTGAGATTGGTCAATCCGAGAGATAACCCAATTCAACCAGAGTAG
- a CDS encoding NAD(+) kinase, with the protein MDLKQVIIAYKARDSQSKRWAEICAKQLEHRQCQVLMGPSGPKDNPYPVFLASAGQPIDLALVLGGDGTVLTGARHLAPAGIPILAVNVGGHLGFLTESVEEFQDTERVWDRLFEDRYAIQRRMMLQAAVFEGNSTSLEPVSERYLALNEMSVRPASADRMITSILEMEIDGEVVDQYQGDGLIISTPTGSTGYTVSANGPIIHDGMEAITITPICPMSLSSRPLVLPPGSVVSVWPLGDYDLSTKLWMDGVLATSIWPGHRVDVRMTDCRAKFIILRENNSYYQTLREKLLWAGTRIRYSSASHSN; encoded by the coding sequence GTGGATCTCAAGCAAGTCATCATTGCTTACAAAGCACGAGATTCCCAAAGCAAACGCTGGGCAGAAATCTGTGCTAAGCAACTAGAACATCGCCAATGCCAGGTTTTGATGGGACCAAGTGGACCGAAAGATAACCCATATCCGGTGTTTTTGGCTTCAGCAGGGCAACCAATAGATCTCGCTTTGGTACTTGGTGGTGACGGTACTGTTTTAACTGGTGCAAGACATCTAGCCCCAGCTGGCATCCCAATACTCGCAGTGAACGTGGGAGGTCATCTGGGGTTTTTAACTGAGTCAGTAGAAGAATTTCAGGACACAGAACGAGTTTGGGATCGGCTGTTTGAAGACCGTTATGCTATTCAGCGGCGGATGATGTTGCAAGCCGCAGTGTTCGAGGGGAATAGCACGAGTTTGGAACCAGTATCTGAACGTTACCTCGCGTTAAATGAAATGTCTGTCAGACCCGCTTCTGCTGACCGCATGATTACGTCAATTTTAGAGATGGAAATTGATGGTGAGGTCGTCGATCAATATCAGGGGGACGGGTTGATTATTTCTACGCCCACTGGTTCCACGGGTTACACTGTGTCTGCGAATGGTCCGATAATACATGATGGTATGGAAGCGATTACCATTACTCCCATTTGTCCGATGAGTCTTTCGAGTCGTCCCCTCGTCTTACCTCCTGGTTCCGTTGTCAGCGTTTGGCCCTTAGGCGATTACGATTTGAGTACCAAGTTGTGGATGGATGGGGTCTTAGCGACTTCTATTTGGCCCGGACATCGTGTTGATGTGCGGATGACCGATTGTCGGGCTAAATTTATTATTTTACGTGAGAACAACTCGTATTATCAGACGCTGCGAGAGAAGTTGCTGTGGGCTGGAACAAGGATTCGTTACAGTAGTGCCAGTCACTCTAATTGA
- a CDS encoding citrate synthase produces MMVCEFKPGLEDIPAAQSSISNVDGQKGILEYRGIQIEELAEKSTFLETAYLLIWGELPTSEELAAFEHEVRYHRRIKYRICDMMKCFPESGHPMDALQASAAALGLFYSRRDLDNPIYIRNAVVRLIAKIPTMVAAFQLMRKGNDPVRPHDDLDYCANFLYMLKEKEPDPLAARIFDICLILHAEHTMNASTFSARVTASTLTDPYAVVASAVGTLGGPLHGGANEEVIQMLEEIGSVENVRPYLEDCLQRKAKIMGFGHRVYKVKDPRATILQNLAEQLFAKFGQDKYYDIAQEMERVVEEKLGHKGIYPNVDYYSGLVYRKLGIPTDLFTPIFAIARVAGWLAHWKEQLEENRIFRPSQVYDGKHDIPYIPIEQR; encoded by the coding sequence ATGATGGTGTGCGAATTCAAGCCTGGTTTGGAAGACATTCCCGCTGCCCAATCCAGTATTAGTAATGTTGATGGGCAAAAGGGAATATTGGAATATCGTGGCATCCAAATTGAGGAATTAGCAGAAAAAAGTACATTTCTGGAAACTGCTTATCTTTTAATCTGGGGTGAGTTGCCCACATCGGAAGAACTAGCAGCATTTGAGCATGAAGTTCGCTATCACAGGCGGATAAAATATCGCATTTGCGATATGATGAAGTGCTTTCCTGAAAGTGGTCACCCAATGGATGCCTTGCAAGCCTCTGCCGCTGCATTGGGCTTGTTCTATTCGCGACGTGACTTGGATAACCCTATTTACATTCGGAACGCCGTGGTGCGCCTGATAGCAAAGATTCCGACGATGGTGGCGGCGTTTCAGTTGATGCGAAAAGGGAACGATCCGGTACGCCCCCATGATGATTTGGACTATTGCGCTAACTTTCTGTATATGCTCAAAGAGAAAGAACCTGATCCACTGGCGGCGCGAATTTTCGATATCTGCTTGATACTTCATGCTGAACACACAATGAACGCCTCCACCTTCAGTGCTAGGGTAACAGCGTCCACGCTAACTGACCCATACGCAGTGGTAGCTAGTGCGGTGGGAACGTTGGGAGGACCCCTGCATGGTGGAGCCAACGAAGAAGTGATTCAGATGTTGGAAGAAATTGGTTCTGTGGAAAATGTGCGTCCCTATCTTGAGGATTGCTTGCAACGCAAAGCCAAGATAATGGGCTTTGGTCATCGCGTGTATAAGGTGAAAGACCCACGCGCCACCATTTTACAAAACCTCGCAGAACAATTGTTTGCCAAGTTTGGGCAAGACAAATACTATGACATTGCCCAAGAAATGGAACGAGTGGTAGAGGAAAAACTGGGGCATAAAGGAATTTATCCCAATGTTGACTATTATTCAGGTTTGGTGTATAGGAAATTGGGAATTCCTACAGATTTGTTTACACCAATATTTGCGATCGCCCGTGTTGCCGGTTGGTTAGCCCATTGGAAAGAACAGCTAGAAGAAAACCGGATTTTCCGTCCTTCCCAGGTTTACGACGGGAAGCACGACATTCCTTACATTCCCATTGAGCAGCGATAG
- a CDS encoding NADH-quinone oxidoreductase subunit J, which produces MNLAEGVQIVSFGILAVMLIGTALGVVLFDNVVYSAFMLGGVFVSISGLYLLLNADFVAAAQLLIYVGAVNVLILFAIMLVNKREAFAPFPTAWVRKALTAVVSLGLFALLSTMVLVTPWSLSTATPPDNTIVLIGQHFFTDFLLPFELASVLLLMAMVGAIILARREYLPEQVISPEQQQVLTLPERPRELVSVGESSRNIQ; this is translated from the coding sequence GTGAATCTAGCGGAAGGAGTACAGATTGTTTCTTTTGGCATACTGGCAGTGATGTTGATTGGGACAGCACTGGGTGTGGTGCTGTTTGACAACGTCGTCTATTCAGCCTTTATGCTAGGAGGTGTATTTGTCAGCATATCCGGGTTGTACCTGTTGCTAAATGCTGACTTTGTAGCAGCAGCACAGTTGCTCATTTATGTTGGCGCAGTGAACGTGTTGATTTTGTTTGCCATTATGCTGGTAAACAAGAGGGAAGCTTTTGCACCCTTTCCCACGGCTTGGGTACGCAAAGCACTTACAGCTGTAGTCAGTCTAGGATTATTTGCACTTTTGAGTACGATGGTGTTAGTAACTCCTTGGTCACTATCTACTGCTACGCCTCCGGACAACACCATTGTTTTAATTGGTCAACATTTTTTCACTGACTTTTTACTGCCTTTTGAACTAGCTTCCGTTTTGCTGTTGATGGCAATGGTAGGCGCAATCATTTTGGCACGTCGCGAGTATCTGCCCGAACAGGTCATTTCCCCAGAACAACAGCAAGTTTTGACGTTACCAGAACGTCCTAGAGAACTGGTATCGGTAGGCGAATCTAGCCGCAATATTCAGTAA
- the nuoH gene encoding NADH-quinone oxidoreductase subunit NuoH — translation MNSGIDLQGTFIKSLMDLGLPSDAAKAIWMPLPMILMIIGATVGVLTCVWLERKISAAAQQRIGPEYIGPLGLLAPVADGLKLVFKEDVVPAKADSVLFTLGPIIVVLPVFVSYLIVPFGQNLVITNVGMGVFLWIALSSIQPIGLLMAGYASNNKYSLLGGLRAAAQSISYEIPLALAVLAIAMMSNSLSTIDIVEQQSGYGILGWNVWRQPVGFIIFWIAALAECERLPFDLPEAEEELVAGYQTEYSGMKFALFYLSSYVNLVLSALLVSVLYLGGWDFPIPINLIAGALGVSETNPVLQVVTASLGITMTLLKAYFLIFLAILLRWTVPRVRIDQLLDLGWKFLLPVGLVNLLLTAALKLAFPVAFGG, via the coding sequence ATGAATTCAGGAATTGATCTGCAAGGAACTTTTATTAAATCCCTCATGGATTTAGGACTGCCATCTGATGCTGCCAAAGCGATTTGGATGCCACTGCCGATGATCCTGATGATCATTGGTGCCACAGTGGGGGTGTTGACCTGCGTTTGGCTAGAGCGGAAAATTTCCGCCGCAGCACAGCAGCGGATTGGTCCTGAATACATTGGTCCTTTGGGTTTGCTGGCTCCTGTAGCGGATGGTCTCAAACTCGTTTTTAAAGAAGATGTGGTGCCAGCCAAGGCCGACAGCGTGCTGTTTACCCTCGGTCCAATCATCGTTGTGCTGCCAGTGTTTGTGTCCTATTTGATTGTGCCTTTTGGACAGAATCTAGTGATTACAAACGTTGGGATGGGGGTCTTCTTGTGGATTGCTTTGTCTAGCATTCAGCCCATTGGCTTATTGATGGCTGGTTATGCATCCAATAACAAATACTCCCTCTTGGGAGGTTTGCGGGCAGCAGCGCAGTCAATTAGCTATGAAATTCCTTTGGCACTGGCGGTGCTGGCGATCGCTATGATGTCCAATAGCCTCAGCACCATCGACATCGTGGAACAGCAATCTGGCTACGGCATTCTGGGCTGGAACGTATGGCGTCAACCAGTCGGTTTCATCATCTTTTGGATAGCAGCCCTCGCTGAATGCGAACGACTGCCCTTTGATTTACCGGAAGCAGAAGAGGAACTGGTAGCAGGTTATCAGACTGAATACTCTGGCATGAAATTCGCTCTGTTCTACCTGAGTTCCTACGTTAATCTAGTACTTTCTGCCCTGCTGGTATCAGTTTTGTACCTCGGTGGTTGGGACTTTCCGATTCCCATCAACTTAATAGCTGGCGCTTTGGGAGTCAGCGAAACAAATCCCGTGTTGCAGGTTGTCACTGCCTCCTTGGGAATCACCATGACCTTACTCAAAGCATACTTCCTCATCTTTCTGGCAATCTTGTTGCGCTGGACAGTGCCACGGGTTCGGATTGACCAATTGCTAGATTTAGGATGGAAGTTCTTGCTGCCTGTTGGTTTGGTTAACTTGCTACTAACTGCAGCCCTGAAACTTGCCTTTCCCGTTGCCTTCGGTGGTTAG
- the nuoK gene encoding NADH-quinone oxidoreductase subunit NuoK: MQIQYFLLLAAALFCIGIYGLITSRNAVRVLMSIELLLNAVNLNLMAFSNFLDSTEIKGQVFTVFVITVAAAEAAVGLAIVLAIYRNRDTVDMEQFNLLKW; this comes from the coding sequence ATGCAAATCCAGTACTTTTTATTACTCGCAGCGGCTTTATTTTGCATCGGCATTTATGGCTTAATTACCAGCCGCAATGCTGTAAGAGTGCTGATGTCAATAGAGTTGCTGCTTAATGCCGTTAACCTGAATTTAATGGCATTTTCTAACTTCCTAGACTCAACAGAAATCAAGGGTCAGGTATTCACCGTATTTGTAATCACCGTAGCGGCAGCTGAGGCGGCGGTAGGTTTGGCGATCGTGCTTGCCATTTATCGCAACCGCGATACTGTCGATATGGAGCAGTTTAATCTCCTGAAGTGGTAA
- a CDS encoding glycosyltransferase family 39 protein, with translation MRHLKLAPNWLRFLIVVVLVIGVFFRFFNLDNKVYGHDETYTSLRISGYTTTEVRRQIFNGRVINSEAFAKFQRINPEKSLGDTVKSLAIEDPQHPPLYYLIARLWAQIFGTSVTAIRSLSVIISLLVFPCVYWLCRELFNVPFSVPFLAIALIAISPVHLIYAQEAREYTLWVVTILLSSASLLQALQLESKQRIPDRMLTWGIYTLTLALSLYTSLLSGFIAVAHGIYVMTTTGFRWTKKAKLYTLASLAGFLAFTPWILVILTNLWQFQRKTAGTTGKLSPLSLIQTWLIQLSRIFFDFNFGSENPFSYSISYIFLILVGYSIYILCRTTHPKIWLFIVLLIAVPALPLMLPDLIFGGTRSTAEQYLIPSYLGIKIAVAYLFAYHLYDGILLLRRIWQTILVLVIMSGVISCAVSSLGETWWNKGVSYGHPQVVKIINQASRPLLISDSFGINYGNVFSLSYLVEPKVRFLLMKDRNIPKIPKGFTDVFLLNPSRTLRQGIENKYKSKINRVYSNKYYSLWKLAKPLTKKYTLACNIKLIYGKY, from the coding sequence ATGCGCCATCTCAAACTCGCTCCAAATTGGTTGCGGTTTCTAATTGTCGTCGTGTTGGTGATAGGTGTCTTTTTTCGCTTCTTCAACCTTGACAACAAAGTTTATGGACACGATGAAACTTACACCTCATTGCGGATTTCTGGTTATACAACAACAGAAGTCAGGCGGCAAATTTTTAATGGTCGTGTTATTAACTCTGAAGCTTTTGCTAAATTCCAGCGTATTAATCCTGAAAAAAGTTTAGGTGATACAGTCAAATCTTTAGCAATAGAAGACCCTCAGCATCCCCCACTTTATTACCTCATAGCACGATTGTGGGCGCAAATCTTTGGCACTTCGGTTACAGCTATTAGAAGTTTGTCTGTCATTATTAGTTTGCTAGTGTTTCCCTGCGTTTATTGGCTGTGTCGAGAATTATTTAATGTGCCGTTTTCAGTACCTTTTTTGGCGATCGCACTTATAGCCATCTCCCCAGTTCATCTTATCTACGCTCAGGAAGCACGGGAATATACTCTTTGGGTAGTCACGATATTACTCTCTAGCGCTTCTTTGCTGCAAGCTTTGCAACTAGAATCAAAACAGCGAATACCAGATCGCATGTTGACCTGGGGAATTTATACCCTCACTTTAGCACTCAGTCTTTATACATCTTTGTTAAGTGGATTCATAGCGGTTGCTCATGGAATTTATGTCATGACAACTACAGGATTTCGTTGGACTAAGAAAGCCAAACTTTATACGCTGGCATCGCTTGCGGGCTTTTTAGCCTTTACACCTTGGATTTTAGTGATTCTTACCAACCTGTGGCAATTTCAGCGTAAAACAGCGGGGACAACTGGAAAATTGTCACCGTTGAGTTTAATTCAAACTTGGCTAATTCAGTTAAGCCGGATTTTTTTTGATTTTAACTTTGGCTCAGAAAATCCCTTCAGCTATTCAATTAGCTATATTTTTTTAATTCTGGTGGGATACTCAATTTATATTCTTTGTCGTACAACCCACCCAAAAATATGGTTATTTATCGTGTTATTAATTGCTGTCCCCGCACTACCCTTAATGCTCCCAGATTTGATTTTTGGAGGGACGCGATCAACAGCAGAGCAGTATTTAATACCTTCTTATTTAGGTATTAAAATAGCAGTTGCGTACCTTTTTGCTTATCATCTCTATGATGGGATTCTTTTACTCCGGAGAATTTGGCAGACAATATTGGTACTGGTGATTATGAGTGGTGTGATTTCTTGTGCAGTGAGTTCCCTAGGAGAAACTTGGTGGAATAAGGGCGTTAGTTATGGTCATCCACAAGTTGTCAAAATCATCAATCAGGCTTCTCGTCCGCTGTTGATTAGTGATTCTTTTGGCATTAATTATGGAAATGTTTTTTCTTTGAGTTACCTTGTGGAGCCAAAAGTGCGGTTTCTGTTGATGAAGGATAGAAATATTCCCAAAATTCCTAAAGGGTTCACTGATGTTTTTTTACTCAATCCCTCAAGAACCTTACGTCAGGGAATCGAAAATAAGTATAAGTCTAAAATCAATAGAGTCTATAGTAACAAATATTACTCCCTCTGGAAACTGGCAAAGCCTTTGACTAAAAAGTATACTTTAGCGTGTAACATTAAGTTAATATATGGCAAATATTAA
- the ndhI gene encoding NAD(P)H-quinone oxidoreductase subunit I — protein MLKFLKQVGDYAKEAVQAGRYIGQGLSVTFDHMRRRPVTVQYPYEKLIPSERFRGRIHFEFDKCIACEVCVRVCPINLPVVDWEFDKASKKKKLNHYSIDFGVCIFCGNCVEYCPTNCLSMTEDYELSTYERHELNYDSVALGRLPYKVTNDPMVTPLRELVYLPKGVMNPHGLPADAPRPGARPEDLVEQEK, from the coding sequence ATGTTGAAGTTCCTCAAGCAAGTTGGTGATTACGCCAAAGAAGCGGTGCAAGCTGGTCGTTACATTGGTCAGGGTCTATCTGTGACCTTCGACCATATGCGGCGGCGTCCTGTCACCGTGCAGTACCCTTACGAGAAACTGATTCCGAGTGAACGGTTTCGCGGTAGGATTCACTTTGAGTTTGATAAGTGCATTGCCTGCGAAGTTTGTGTTCGGGTTTGTCCGATCAACCTGCCCGTCGTGGATTGGGAATTCGACAAGGCAAGCAAAAAGAAAAAGCTCAATCACTATAGCATCGACTTTGGAGTTTGTATCTTCTGCGGTAACTGTGTGGAATACTGTCCAACTAACTGTTTATCGATGACAGAAGATTACGAGCTTTCCACTTACGAACGCCATGAATTGAACTACGACAGCGTGGCGCTTGGTCGTTTGCCTTACAAGGTCACGAACGATCCCATGGTCACGCCGTTACGCGAACTGGTTTATTTACCCAAGGGCGTCATGAACCCCCACGGCTTGCCTGCTGATGCACCTCGCCCAGGGGCGCGTCCAGAAGACCTTGTAGAGCAAGAAAAATAA
- the sixA gene encoding phosphohistidine phosphatase SixA: MELYLIRHGIAEDKQPDVKKDEERTLTKEGRQKTEKVAQQLKKLGLHFDLIATSSLVRARQTAEILISAGLSSQLEECKYLAHDGAIDSWVVDWLKPRNYSPQTQLALVGHEPDLSAWAEILVWGQAKSGLVLKKAGMIGVKLPETGSPLGRSQIFWLTPPRYLL; encoded by the coding sequence GTGGAACTTTATTTAATTCGTCATGGTATTGCCGAAGACAAGCAACCAGATGTAAAAAAAGATGAGGAGCGAACGCTCACTAAAGAGGGGCGGCAAAAAACAGAGAAAGTTGCCCAGCAACTGAAAAAGCTGGGTTTGCATTTCGATTTGATTGCTACTAGTTCCTTAGTGCGAGCTCGCCAAACAGCAGAGATCCTCATATCTGCTGGATTGAGTTCTCAGCTAGAAGAATGTAAATACCTTGCCCATGATGGTGCTATTGACAGTTGGGTAGTGGATTGGTTAAAGCCGAGAAATTATTCACCTCAAACCCAACTAGCCTTGGTTGGACATGAACCCGATTTAAGTGCTTGGGCAGAAATTCTCGTATGGGGGCAAGCAAAATCAGGCTTAGTCCTGAAAAAAGCAGGTATGATTGGGGTAAAACTACCAGAAACAGGCTCACCTCTGGGTCGTAGTCAGATATTTTGGTTGACACCACCCAGGTACTTACTTTGA